In the genome of Myxococcus stipitatus, one region contains:
- the secF gene encoding protein translocase subunit SecF → MQILKNKTNFDFIGKRKPAVFISTLVNLAILVGIATVGFNYGVDFAGGTVVELKFNHSISAADVRERAQKGGLHDVSVQNIGSADENAFLLRMGGVTQLTEENAEKAKKAIEALGNMRNVYADLANGIINFRSATPMAAETIKKAVEDSGTGVQEVRILGESQAGAGTDYQVVASGMADKVYSALGAGLEKPDFEQRRVDYVGPQVGKQLRNRGVMALLYSMVAILIYVAFRFDFKFGPGALLAMIHDVIMVAGYYLVSRREFGLTAIAALLTIVGYSVNDTIVIYDRIREDMAKYKGKPLAEVINIAVNDTLGRTILTSGTTALSLIGLLIFGVGEIFDFAMAMLVGILVGTYSSVYIASPLTIWLDERAAAKEARHRDEMPKPA, encoded by the coding sequence ATGCAGATCCTCAAGAACAAGACGAACTTCGACTTCATCGGCAAGCGCAAGCCTGCGGTGTTCATCTCCACGCTCGTGAACCTGGCCATCCTGGTGGGAATCGCGACGGTGGGGTTCAACTACGGCGTGGACTTCGCTGGCGGCACCGTGGTGGAGCTGAAGTTCAATCACTCCATCAGCGCGGCCGACGTGCGCGAGCGCGCCCAGAAGGGTGGTCTGCACGACGTGAGCGTGCAGAACATCGGCAGCGCGGACGAGAACGCCTTCCTCCTTCGCATGGGCGGCGTCACGCAGCTCACCGAGGAGAATGCCGAGAAGGCGAAGAAGGCCATCGAGGCGTTGGGCAACATGCGCAACGTCTACGCGGACCTCGCCAACGGCATCATCAACTTCCGCTCGGCCACGCCCATGGCGGCGGAGACCATCAAGAAGGCCGTGGAGGACTCCGGCACAGGCGTGCAGGAGGTCCGTATCCTCGGTGAGAGCCAGGCCGGCGCGGGCACTGACTACCAGGTCGTCGCCAGCGGCATGGCGGACAAGGTGTACTCGGCGCTGGGCGCGGGGCTGGAGAAGCCGGACTTCGAGCAGCGGCGCGTGGACTACGTTGGTCCGCAGGTCGGCAAGCAGCTGCGCAACCGCGGCGTCATGGCGCTGCTCTACTCGATGGTCGCCATCCTCATCTACGTGGCGTTCCGGTTCGACTTCAAGTTCGGCCCGGGCGCGCTGCTCGCCATGATTCACGACGTCATCATGGTGGCCGGCTACTACCTGGTGAGCCGCCGCGAGTTCGGCCTGACGGCCATCGCCGCGCTGCTGACCATCGTCGGCTACTCGGTGAACGACACCATCGTCATCTACGACCGCATCCGCGAGGACATGGCCAAGTACAAGGGCAAGCCGCTGGCGGAGGTCATCAACATCGCCGTCAACGACACCCTGGGCCGCACCATCCTCACGTCCGGCACCACGGCGTTGTCGCTCATCGGTCTGCTCATCTTCGGCGTCGGCGAGATCTTCGACTTCGCCATGGCCATGCTGGTGGGCATCCTCGTGGGCACGTACTCCTCCGTGTACATCGCCAGCCCGCTCACCATCTGGCTGGACGAGCGCGCCGCGGCGAAGGAAGCCCGTCACCGCGACGAGATGCCGAAGCCGGCGTAG